One genomic segment of Arthrobacter sp. JZ12 includes these proteins:
- a CDS encoding lipid II:glycine glycyltransferase FemX has translation MGTFTARFATEEERKNWDALVTANPKGGNLLQSAAFAEVKSHHGWKPLFLVFESPEYTTYNLVLEKKVPLLGSLWYLIKGPDVATPEDVPEVLSACRAFIRESKIPVFAVKIEPDIVDGEEVRALFRRAGLEKAFNLQPNDHTAILDTTPEPNQLLRNLHSRGRNAVRRAEREGVTVQRMEPTDENFRTMYRLMAHIEDRSAARLRSFDYYQRFWSNFVAAGQGRLYFVHEDGEPSVGAFVINYGRKGTYKDGGSKPGRSQYGDSHLLQWVAINDLKSEFGIVEYDFCGTPPSDQLKDKTHQHHGLGLFKTSFTKTVTDFVGCYDMVLNPMKYRAWQKIGERVMRQLYWRRTHQPFY, from the coding sequence ATGGGTACCTTTACCGCGCGATTTGCCACCGAGGAAGAACGCAAGAACTGGGATGCGCTGGTCACCGCCAACCCGAAAGGCGGCAATCTGCTTCAGTCCGCGGCGTTCGCGGAGGTCAAGTCCCACCACGGCTGGAAGCCGCTCTTCCTGGTGTTCGAGTCACCGGAATACACGACCTACAACCTGGTCCTTGAGAAGAAGGTGCCGCTGCTCGGGTCGCTCTGGTACCTGATCAAGGGCCCAGACGTTGCAACTCCCGAGGACGTTCCTGAAGTCCTGTCCGCGTGCCGGGCCTTCATCCGAGAGTCGAAAATTCCCGTCTTCGCGGTGAAGATTGAGCCGGACATCGTCGACGGCGAGGAGGTCCGCGCACTCTTCCGCCGTGCGGGGCTGGAGAAGGCGTTCAACCTGCAGCCGAACGACCACACGGCAATCCTGGACACCACGCCGGAACCCAATCAACTGCTGCGCAACCTGCACTCCCGCGGACGCAACGCGGTGCGGCGTGCGGAACGCGAAGGCGTCACCGTGCAGCGCATGGAGCCCACCGACGAGAATTTCCGGACGATGTACCGCTTGATGGCGCACATCGAGGACCGGTCGGCTGCCCGGCTGCGTTCCTTCGACTACTACCAACGGTTCTGGTCCAACTTCGTCGCGGCGGGACAGGGCCGGCTGTACTTCGTGCACGAGGACGGCGAGCCTTCCGTCGGTGCCTTTGTCATCAACTACGGGCGCAAGGGAACGTACAAGGACGGCGGTTCCAAGCCTGGGCGGTCGCAGTACGGGGATTCCCACCTCCTGCAATGGGTGGCGATCAACGACCTGAAGTCCGAGTTCGGCATCGTGGAGTACGACTTCTGCGGCACGCCGCCGAGCGATCAGCTCAAGGACAAGACACACCAGCATCATGGCCTGGGCCTGTTCAAAACCAGTTTCACCAAGACCGTCACGGACTTCGTGGGCTGCTATGACATGGTGCTTAATCCCATGAAGTACCGTGCTTGGCAGAAGATCGGTGAGCGGGTCATGCGTCAGCTGTATTGGCGGCGGACGCACCAGCCGTTCTACTAA
- a CDS encoding threonine/serine ThrE exporter family protein, translated as MADNTGADKRRSPEINPSPNAQPLPVVPRTTTPGKARTKISRRTGGAGHTTPSSPTDALPITPQAARPDRSQVAARKMLRRLVQGEAPPTQAMNLMERLAGSPYANPTIQVGGPDVSARRTLDFALNLAETMFRFGAGALEVETSIIAVTAAFGLENIEVDITNQSVIINYSGKDQTPTTVLRVVRSWTNNYAGLTRVHQLVTDIVAGGVDRSEAIRRLDEITRKPKPFPRWMVTASFGIFAAAIVGFIGGGPLGSLIAFVSCIAVDLLLRQLGRWRVPEFFTTATASGLVTLIAMLMWWLNAPISPALVVVGGILLLLPTGRLVSATQDAINGFPVTAAGRFLSAFLVFAGLVSGIAVALVFGSFLGVPELDVTTSEGSLYPLPVVAVLVFIAVAMICIAEQTDIPLIVPTALIGTAGFLLYSLVVYLGVGYRLAPAIAAVLIGMLARVVALRMGAPQLVVAVPAVMFLYPGLTVFRSMYDLTIEGDVSGAGAVGLFNALTIILAIAGGVVLGDNLARPFTRKLSSNERRRNRRR; from the coding sequence GTGGCAGACAACACCGGTGCAGACAAGCGCCGGAGCCCGGAAATCAACCCTTCCCCCAATGCACAGCCGTTGCCGGTTGTGCCAAGGACGACGACGCCGGGCAAGGCGCGGACGAAGATCTCCCGAAGGACCGGCGGGGCCGGGCACACGACCCCAAGCAGCCCTACCGATGCGCTGCCGATCACGCCGCAGGCTGCCCGCCCCGACCGCTCCCAGGTTGCAGCGCGCAAAATGCTGCGGCGGCTCGTCCAGGGAGAAGCGCCGCCGACGCAGGCCATGAACCTGATGGAGCGACTCGCGGGAAGCCCCTATGCGAATCCCACGATCCAGGTCGGTGGTCCTGACGTCAGCGCCCGCCGCACGTTGGACTTTGCCCTCAACCTCGCCGAGACCATGTTCCGTTTCGGCGCCGGTGCGCTGGAAGTGGAGACGAGCATCATCGCCGTGACCGCAGCTTTCGGGCTCGAGAACATCGAGGTGGACATCACCAACCAGTCGGTAATCATCAACTACTCGGGCAAGGACCAGACACCCACAACGGTTCTGCGGGTGGTGAGGTCCTGGACCAATAACTACGCCGGCCTCACCCGGGTTCACCAGTTGGTGACCGACATCGTTGCCGGTGGCGTCGACCGGTCCGAAGCGATCCGCCGGCTCGACGAGATCACACGCAAACCCAAGCCCTTTCCACGCTGGATGGTAACCGCGTCATTCGGCATCTTCGCAGCGGCAATCGTGGGCTTCATCGGCGGCGGCCCCCTCGGGTCGCTGATCGCTTTTGTCAGTTGCATCGCGGTCGACCTGCTGTTGCGCCAGCTGGGCCGCTGGCGGGTTCCGGAGTTCTTCACCACCGCCACAGCCTCAGGGCTGGTGACCCTGATCGCGATGCTCATGTGGTGGCTGAATGCGCCAATCTCACCGGCGCTGGTTGTGGTTGGCGGCATCCTGCTGTTGCTCCCTACAGGCCGACTGGTCTCCGCCACGCAGGATGCGATCAACGGGTTCCCCGTCACTGCGGCAGGGCGTTTCCTGTCCGCCTTCCTGGTTTTCGCCGGGTTGGTGTCGGGCATCGCCGTCGCGCTTGTATTTGGCAGTTTCCTCGGAGTTCCGGAGCTGGACGTTACGACGTCGGAGGGCTCCCTGTACCCGCTGCCGGTCGTCGCGGTGCTCGTGTTCATAGCTGTTGCCATGATCTGTATCGCCGAGCAGACAGACATTCCGCTGATCGTTCCCACGGCGCTCATAGGAACGGCAGGCTTCCTGCTGTACTCGCTGGTCGTGTACCTGGGCGTCGGTTATCGGCTTGCGCCGGCGATTGCTGCAGTGCTGATCGGTATGCTCGCACGTGTGGTTGCCCTGCGCATGGGAGCGCCGCAGCTGGTGGTTGCCGTCCCGGCGGTTATGTTCCTTTACCCGGGGCTCACCGTCTTCCGATCCATGTACGACCTCACCATCGAGGGCGATGTGTCCGGTGCGGGAGCGGTTGGGCTGTTCAACGCGCTGACAATCATCCTGGCCATCGCCGGCGGGGTTGTCCTCGGCGACAATCTGGCCAGGCCCTTCACACGAAAGCTCAGCAGCAACGAAAGGCGACGGAACCGCCGTCGTTGA
- a CDS encoding uracil-DNA glycosylase: protein MNDAVAHPALFGINAAESGSNTPPAAAELPFAPPAMLEDVMAPDWAAALRHVQPHVHELARVLAAEQRDGVELLPGPQHILRVFSQPMSRVKVLIVGQDPYPTPGHAVGLSFSVSRQTKLPRSLVNIYRELASDLQASPPTHGDLSGWAEEGVFLLNRVLTVRAGVTGSHRKIGWEAVTDAAVRALVARGQPLVAVLWGRDAAQLKPLLGATPLIESAHPSPLSASRGFFGSRPFSRANELLVEQGAEPVDWLSN from the coding sequence ATGAATGACGCCGTCGCCCACCCCGCGCTCTTCGGGATCAACGCCGCAGAATCCGGCAGTAACACTCCTCCGGCGGCCGCGGAGCTTCCCTTCGCACCGCCTGCGATGCTCGAGGACGTGATGGCCCCGGATTGGGCAGCCGCGCTGCGGCACGTCCAGCCCCACGTCCACGAGCTGGCACGGGTGCTGGCCGCCGAGCAGCGCGACGGCGTCGAACTGCTGCCCGGCCCACAGCACATCCTCCGAGTCTTCAGCCAGCCCATGAGTCGCGTGAAGGTGCTCATTGTCGGCCAGGATCCCTATCCCACCCCGGGTCACGCCGTCGGGCTGTCCTTTTCGGTGTCCCGGCAGACCAAGCTGCCGCGGAGCCTGGTCAACATCTATCGGGAGCTCGCTTCCGATTTGCAGGCCTCACCTCCTACGCACGGAGACTTGTCGGGCTGGGCAGAAGAAGGGGTTTTCCTGTTGAACCGCGTGCTCACGGTGCGCGCCGGGGTGACGGGATCCCATCGGAAGATCGGCTGGGAAGCCGTCACCGATGCCGCCGTCCGTGCCCTCGTAGCCCGCGGGCAACCGCTCGTCGCGGTCTTGTGGGGACGCGACGCTGCGCAGCTCAAACCGCTGCTGGGAGCCACGCCACTGATCGAGTCCGCCCATCCAAGCCCACTGTCGGCGTCTCGCGGCTTCTTCGGCTCCCGCCCCTTCAGCCGGGCCAACGAACTGCTGGTCGAGCAGGGCGCTGAGCCAGTGGACTGGCTCAGCAACTGA
- a CDS encoding DUF3263 domain-containing protein, producing MSGGGTADTGSSGLSEREQRMLELERQWWKYSGAKEQAIRELFDLSATHYYQILNALIDTEAALAHDPMLVKRLRRLRTTRQRARSARRLGVDV from the coding sequence GTGAGCGGAGGTGGCACCGCCGACACCGGCAGCTCCGGGCTCAGCGAGCGGGAGCAGCGCATGCTGGAACTCGAACGCCAGTGGTGGAAATACAGCGGCGCCAAGGAACAGGCGATCCGTGAGCTGTTCGACCTTTCAGCAACGCATTATTACCAGATCCTGAATGCGCTGATCGACACCGAAGCGGCACTCGCGCACGATCCGATGCTGGTGAAGAGATTGCGTAGACTACGAACAACCCGCCAGCGCGCGCGTTCAGCGCGCCGGCTCGGCGTCGACGTCTGA
- a CDS encoding LytR C-terminal domain-containing protein, which translates to MTQYPRDEFDRVPESAARQGVHRERIVPPRTGGLVFKIVAGLLVLAVGLAAYFLFPRLGIGQASEVSAGTAVIPTAPVTAEETAEAAEADPVGESASKEPEEQQEPSAEPSEDGTAEVDAVPSEEPSEEPSPEPEPTEAAAVVDRSQPVTVLNATTVSGLAGTAAGRLQSDGWTVGQIGNWSGQQLQGSIVLYNGEEQRATAEALAAVLGIPTVQGNAGLAGGVTAVVGPGFQ; encoded by the coding sequence ATGACCCAATATCCCCGCGACGAGTTTGACCGGGTACCCGAATCCGCCGCACGCCAGGGAGTTCATCGGGAGCGGATTGTTCCACCGCGGACCGGCGGTCTGGTGTTCAAGATTGTGGCGGGCCTGCTGGTGCTTGCCGTGGGTCTTGCCGCCTACTTCCTTTTCCCGCGCCTCGGCATCGGCCAGGCGAGCGAGGTAAGCGCCGGAACCGCCGTTATCCCCACGGCGCCGGTAACGGCTGAGGAGACCGCGGAAGCCGCGGAGGCAGACCCTGTTGGGGAGTCGGCATCCAAGGAACCGGAAGAACAGCAGGAGCCCAGCGCTGAACCTTCCGAAGACGGAACCGCCGAAGTTGACGCCGTGCCGTCGGAGGAGCCCAGCGAGGAGCCTTCGCCCGAGCCCGAGCCGACGGAGGCTGCCGCCGTCGTCGACCGTTCCCAGCCCGTCACGGTACTCAACGCAACAACAGTAAGCGGCCTGGCCGGCACGGCCGCCGGGCGCCTCCAGTCCGACGGCTGGACTGTCGGCCAGATCGGGAACTGGTCGGGCCAGCAGCTGCAGGGCTCCATCGTGCTGTACAACGGCGAGGAACAGCGCGCAACAGCCGAGGCACTGGCGGCAGTGCTCGGCATTCCCACCGTGCAGGGCAACGCCGGGCTTGCTGGCGGCGTCACCGCAGTGGTCGGGCCCGGCTTCCAGTAA
- a CDS encoding cold-shock protein → MAQGTVKWFNAEKGYGFITVDEGGADVFVHWSAIQMDGYRALDEGQRVEFEIGEGQKGPQAESVRLAS, encoded by the coding sequence ATGGCGCAGGGAACCGTGAAATGGTTCAACGCTGAAAAGGGATACGGCTTCATCACGGTTGATGAAGGTGGAGCAGATGTCTTTGTGCACTGGTCCGCGATCCAGATGGACGGCTATCGCGCACTCGATGAGGGTCAGCGCGTTGAATTCGAGATCGGAGAAGGTCAGAAGGGGCCGCAGGCTGAGTCCGTGCGGCTCGCATCCTGA
- the groL gene encoding chaperonin GroEL (60 kDa chaperone family; promotes refolding of misfolded polypeptides especially under stressful conditions; forms two stacked rings of heptamers to form a barrel-shaped 14mer; ends can be capped by GroES; misfolded proteins enter the barrel where they are refolded when GroES binds) yields the protein MAKIIAFNEEARRGLERGLNTLADAVKVTLGPRGRNVVLEKKWGAPTITNDGVSIAKEIELDDPYEKIGAELVKEVAKKTDDVAGDGTTTATVLAQALVKEGLRNVAAGADPLSLKRGIEKAVDAVTSELLASAKEIETKEEIAATASISAGDQQIGDLIAEALDKVGKEGVITVEESNTFGLELELTEGMRFDKGYISGYFVTDAERQETVLEDPYILIVNSKISNVKDLVAVLEKVMQSGKPLLIIAEDIEGEALATLVVNKIRGTFKSVAVKAPGFGDRRKAQLADIAILTGGQVIAEEVGLKLENATLDLLGQARKVVVTKDETTIVEGAGNAEEIAGRVAQIRSEIENSDSDYDREKLQERLAKLAGGVAVIKAGAATEVELKERKHRIEDAVRNAKAAVEEGIVAGGGVALIQAGAKAFANLSLEGDEATGANIVRIAIDAPLKQIAFNAGLEPGVVIEKVRGLSAGHGLNAATGDYEDLLAAGVNDPVKVTRSALQNAASIAGLFLTTEAVVADKPEKAAPAGGGDEMGGMGGMGGF from the coding sequence ATGGCCAAGATCATTGCTTTTAATGAAGAGGCACGCCGCGGCCTCGAGCGCGGGTTGAACACCCTCGCTGACGCAGTCAAGGTTACGCTCGGCCCCCGCGGTCGCAACGTTGTTCTTGAGAAGAAGTGGGGCGCTCCCACGATCACCAACGACGGCGTTTCCATCGCCAAGGAGATCGAGCTCGACGATCCGTACGAGAAGATCGGCGCCGAGCTGGTCAAGGAAGTTGCCAAGAAGACGGACGACGTGGCTGGCGACGGAACCACCACCGCCACCGTCCTCGCCCAGGCCCTCGTGAAGGAAGGCCTGCGCAACGTTGCAGCCGGCGCTGACCCGCTGAGCCTGAAGCGCGGCATCGAGAAGGCAGTCGACGCCGTTACCTCCGAGCTGCTTGCCTCCGCCAAGGAGATTGAGACCAAGGAAGAGATCGCAGCAACCGCTTCGATTTCTGCCGGTGACCAGCAGATCGGTGACCTCATCGCTGAAGCCCTCGACAAGGTGGGCAAGGAAGGCGTCATCACCGTCGAGGAGTCCAACACCTTTGGCCTGGAGCTCGAGCTCACCGAGGGTATGCGCTTCGACAAGGGCTACATCTCCGGCTACTTCGTCACTGACGCAGAGCGCCAGGAAACTGTCCTCGAGGACCCCTACATCCTGATCGTCAACTCGAAGATCTCCAACGTGAAGGACCTCGTTGCAGTTCTCGAGAAGGTCATGCAGTCCGGCAAGCCGCTGCTGATCATCGCCGAGGACATCGAGGGCGAGGCCCTGGCCACCCTGGTTGTCAACAAGATCCGCGGCACCTTCAAGTCCGTGGCCGTGAAGGCTCCCGGATTCGGCGACCGCCGCAAGGCTCAGTTGGCTGACATCGCCATCCTCACCGGTGGCCAGGTCATCGCCGAAGAGGTCGGCCTCAAGCTGGAGAACGCAACCCTCGACCTGCTGGGTCAGGCACGCAAGGTTGTTGTCACCAAGGACGAGACCACCATCGTCGAGGGTGCCGGCAACGCCGAGGAGATCGCAGGCCGCGTCGCGCAGATCCGTTCCGAGATCGAGAACTCCGACTCCGACTACGACCGCGAGAAGCTGCAGGAGCGCCTGGCCAAGCTGGCCGGTGGCGTTGCAGTCATCAAGGCCGGCGCAGCCACCGAGGTTGAGCTCAAGGAGCGCAAGCACCGCATCGAGGACGCAGTCCGCAACGCGAAGGCTGCCGTTGAGGAAGGCATCGTCGCCGGTGGCGGCGTTGCCCTGATCCAGGCCGGCGCCAAGGCGTTCGCCAACCTGAGCCTGGAAGGCGACGAGGCAACCGGTGCAAACATCGTTCGCATTGCCATCGACGCTCCGCTCAAGCAGATCGCCTTCAACGCAGGCCTTGAGCCCGGCGTTGTCATCGAGAAGGTTCGGGGCCTGTCCGCCGGCCACGGCCTCAACGCCGCAACCGGTGACTACGAGGACCTCCTCGCTGCCGGCGTGAACGACCCCGTGAAGGTGACCCGCTCCGCACTGCAGAACGCGGCTTCCATCGCAGGCCTGTTCCTCACCACCGAAGCAGTTGTCGCGGACAAGCCTGAGAAGGCTGCTCCCGCCGGCGGCGGCGACGAGATGGGCGGCATGGGCGGTATGGGCGGCTTCTAA
- a CDS encoding WXG100 family type VII secretion target, protein MTYFHVDTDSLAAKSADVQNTVARLQAEVNAMQAGLRSLESEWQGQASTNFQQLVTDWRATQAKVEESLVSINQALSVATDQYTQAELNNARMFMH, encoded by the coding sequence ATGACCTATTTCCACGTTGACACTGATTCACTCGCCGCCAAGAGCGCAGACGTCCAGAACACGGTTGCCCGCCTGCAGGCGGAGGTGAACGCCATGCAGGCCGGGCTTCGCTCGCTGGAGTCGGAGTGGCAGGGCCAGGCATCCACCAACTTCCAGCAACTTGTCACCGACTGGCGCGCAACGCAGGCGAAGGTCGAGGAATCCCTCGTGAGCATCAATCAGGCTCTGAGCGTCGCCACCGACCAATACACCCAGGCAGAGCTCAACAACGCCCGCATGTTCATGCACTAA
- a CDS encoding HAMP domain-containing sensor histidine kinase encodes MIRRWKSASLRTQLIAITTLLMVFLVAVTGIVTISLLRTSLITQLDRDIEANAQTVTDSIVTMGSEPRGNLFRFYGVWLDSEGNEVRSTHSPALSEVPELPVLDHEAVSRLESRGFTVSGTRGESEWRVRTFSLSEQNNSVVVAAPMATVNEAVESAGRITFTVGLFSIAAASLVAYLAVTRQFRPLSRVERTAAAIAAGDLSRRVEVERPATEIGRLSRSLNAMLAHIESAFAARMDSERKMRRFVADASHELRTPLVTIRGFSELYRHGALQNEEDVRAAMGRIESEAKRMGQLVEDLLTLARIDEQRPLESQPLDLLVLGNDAATDARAIAPDRTIRVIGLDGGPARHAPTIGDEARLRQVVANLMTNALRYTPEGSPIEVAVGVAPVIHGRSDSVIEVRDHGPGISEEDAARVFERFYRADSSRHRETGGTGLGLAIVAALVAQHDGTVRLEETPGGGATLSIRLPYDAGHASTDDD; translated from the coding sequence GTGATCCGCCGCTGGAAATCCGCCTCACTCCGCACGCAACTGATCGCGATCACCACCCTGCTCATGGTGTTCCTTGTCGCGGTTACCGGCATTGTCACCATCTCGCTGCTTCGCACCAGCCTGATCACGCAGCTGGACCGTGACATCGAGGCGAACGCCCAAACCGTGACAGACAGCATCGTCACCATGGGCAGCGAACCGAGGGGGAACCTCTTCCGTTTCTACGGTGTGTGGCTCGACTCTGAGGGGAACGAGGTACGCTCCACGCACTCTCCCGCCCTGTCGGAAGTTCCGGAACTGCCGGTGCTTGACCACGAGGCGGTGTCCAGGCTGGAAAGCCGCGGATTCACGGTCAGCGGCACAAGGGGCGAAAGCGAGTGGCGGGTCCGGACCTTCAGCCTCAGCGAGCAGAACAACTCGGTGGTGGTCGCCGCTCCTATGGCAACCGTGAACGAGGCGGTCGAGTCAGCCGGCCGGATTACCTTCACCGTCGGACTGTTTTCGATCGCCGCGGCATCCCTCGTCGCCTACCTTGCGGTGACACGCCAGTTCCGTCCACTGAGCCGGGTTGAGCGCACCGCTGCAGCGATTGCCGCGGGTGATCTTTCACGCCGTGTCGAGGTGGAGCGGCCCGCCACGGAAATCGGCCGGCTATCGCGCTCCCTCAATGCCATGCTCGCGCACATCGAGTCGGCGTTTGCCGCTCGCATGGATTCGGAGCGGAAAATGCGCAGGTTCGTCGCTGACGCTTCGCATGAGCTTCGCACGCCACTGGTGACGATCCGTGGGTTTTCCGAGCTGTATCGGCACGGCGCCCTCCAGAACGAGGAGGATGTGCGCGCTGCGATGGGACGCATCGAGAGCGAAGCCAAGCGGATGGGGCAGCTGGTTGAAGACCTCCTCACCCTCGCCCGGATCGATGAACAGCGGCCGCTGGAGTCCCAGCCGCTGGACCTGCTGGTTCTGGGCAACGACGCGGCCACTGATGCACGCGCGATCGCACCCGACCGCACCATCCGGGTGATAGGGCTCGACGGCGGTCCCGCCCGGCACGCGCCGACAATCGGTGATGAAGCGCGCCTGCGCCAGGTGGTAGCCAACCTTATGACCAATGCCCTGCGCTACACGCCGGAAGGATCTCCAATCGAGGTTGCGGTAGGGGTTGCACCGGTCATTCACGGCCGTAGCGATTCCGTCATCGAAGTGCGCGACCACGGTCCCGGCATCTCGGAGGAAGACGCAGCCCGGGTTTTCGAACGCTTCTATCGGGCGGATTCGTCCCGCCACCGGGAAACCGGTGGAACAGGGCTCGGCCTCGCCATCGTGGCGGCGCTGGTTGCCCAGCACGACGGCACAGTTCGGCTGGAAGAGACCCCCGGCGGCGGCGCCACACTCTCCATCCGGTTGCCGTACGACGCCGGACACGCCTCGACGGACGACGACTGA
- a CDS encoding response regulator transcription factor, with amino-acid sequence MNKPAPEAKLLVVDDEPNIRELLSTSLRFAGFDVVAAANGRDALAAAETHNPDLAVLDVMLPDMDGFTVTRKLRASGRHFPVVFLTARDDTDDKVTGLTVGGDDYVTKPFSLDEVVARIRAVLRRTQPTDDDGAVIRVDDLELDDDAHEVRRGSQVIDLSPTEFKLLRYLMMNPNRVLSKAQILDHVWEYDFNGDASIVESYISYLRRKIDRNPDAPALIQTKRGVGYLLRTADKR; translated from the coding sequence GTGAATAAACCCGCACCTGAAGCAAAACTGCTGGTCGTAGACGACGAACCGAACATCCGGGAACTGCTCTCCACCTCGCTGCGCTTCGCAGGATTCGATGTCGTGGCGGCCGCCAACGGTCGCGACGCCCTCGCGGCCGCCGAAACACACAACCCGGACCTCGCGGTCCTGGATGTGATGCTGCCCGACATGGACGGCTTCACCGTGACGCGCAAGCTCCGCGCCTCCGGCCGGCACTTCCCCGTGGTCTTCCTGACGGCTCGGGATGACACCGACGACAAAGTCACCGGCCTCACTGTCGGTGGTGACGACTACGTGACTAAGCCCTTCAGCCTGGACGAAGTGGTGGCGCGCATCCGCGCAGTGCTCCGCCGCACCCAACCCACGGACGACGACGGCGCCGTCATCCGCGTTGACGACCTGGAACTGGACGACGACGCTCACGAGGTCCGGCGTGGTTCCCAGGTCATCGATCTCTCCCCCACCGAGTTCAAGCTGCTGCGCTACCTCATGATGAACCCCAACCGGGTGCTGTCGAAGGCGCAGATCCTCGACCATGTCTGGGAGTACGACTTCAACGGAGACGCGTCCATCGTCGAGTCCTACATCTCCTACCTGCGCCGCAAGATCGACCGGAATCCTGATGCGCCCGCACTCATCCAGACCAAGCGCGGCGTCGGTTACCTGCTGCGCACCGCGGACAAGCGCTAG
- a CDS encoding DNA repair helicase XPB, producing the protein MPNGPLIVQSDKTILLEVDHEQATEARHAIAAFAELERAPEHVHSYRLTPLGLWNARAAGLDAEQVLDTLLKYSRFPVPHALLIDIEETMSRYGRLRLEKDEQHGLVLRTNDYPVLEEVLHAKKIEPLLGPRVDGETVVVHSSQRGQLKQLLLKLGWPAEDLAGYVDGTPHPILLQEEGWSLRPYQKVATENFWAGGSGVVVLPCGAGKTLVGAAAMATSSTTTLIFVTNTVSARQWKDELLKRTSLTEDEIGEYSGSVKEVRPVTIATYQVLTLRRGGLYPHLELLDANDWGLIVYDEVHLLPAPIFRMTADLQARRRLGLTATLVREDGREGEVFSLIGPKRYDAPWKDIEAQGYIAPADCVEVRVDLPRDERVAYAMADDGDKYRLCATSETKTAVVEKLIASHQGEQLLVIGQYIDQLDEIAERLDAPVIKGETSVKERQRLFDSFRAGEIPTLVVSKVANFSIDLPEASVAVQVSGSFGSRQEEAQRLGRLLRPKGDGRAARFYTVVARDTLDQDFAAKRQRFLAEQGYAYTIMDAADIPQS; encoded by the coding sequence ATGCCTAACGGGCCGCTGATCGTCCAGAGCGACAAGACGATCCTCCTTGAGGTGGACCATGAGCAGGCCACCGAGGCGCGGCATGCCATCGCGGCCTTCGCCGAACTCGAACGCGCGCCGGAGCACGTCCATAGTTACCGGCTGACCCCGCTCGGGCTGTGGAACGCGCGGGCCGCAGGCCTCGACGCCGAGCAGGTCCTGGATACGCTGCTGAAGTACTCGCGCTTCCCCGTTCCGCATGCCCTCCTCATCGACATCGAGGAGACCATGTCGCGGTACGGGCGCCTGCGGCTCGAGAAGGACGAACAGCACGGACTGGTTTTGAGGACCAACGATTACCCGGTCCTTGAGGAGGTGCTGCATGCGAAGAAGATCGAGCCGCTGCTGGGTCCGCGTGTCGACGGGGAGACCGTCGTCGTCCATTCCTCGCAGCGCGGGCAGCTGAAGCAGCTGCTCCTGAAACTGGGGTGGCCGGCCGAGGACCTCGCCGGCTACGTGGACGGCACGCCGCACCCCATCCTCCTTCAGGAAGAAGGCTGGTCGCTCCGCCCGTACCAAAAGGTGGCGACGGAGAACTTCTGGGCGGGAGGGTCCGGCGTCGTCGTGCTTCCGTGCGGTGCGGGCAAGACGCTGGTGGGCGCCGCTGCGATGGCAACCAGCTCCACCACCACGCTCATTTTCGTGACCAACACCGTGTCTGCGCGGCAGTGGAAGGACGAACTGCTGAAGCGGACCTCGCTCACCGAGGACGAAATCGGGGAGTATTCGGGTTCGGTGAAGGAAGTCCGGCCCGTCACGATCGCCACCTACCAGGTGCTGACGCTGCGCCGCGGCGGGCTTTACCCGCACCTGGAGCTGCTTGACGCCAACGACTGGGGGCTGATCGTCTACGACGAGGTCCATCTGCTGCCGGCGCCCATTTTCCGGATGACGGCGGATCTCCAGGCCCGTCGGCGCCTCGGCCTGACTGCCACCCTGGTGCGTGAGGACGGCCGCGAAGGCGAGGTCTTTTCCCTCATCGGCCCCAAGCGCTACGACGCCCCATGGAAGGACATCGAGGCACAGGGCTACATCGCCCCGGCCGACTGCGTGGAGGTCCGCGTGGACCTCCCCCGCGACGAGCGGGTTGCGTATGCCATGGCCGACGACGGCGACAAGTACCGCCTGTGTGCAACCTCTGAAACCAAGACGGCAGTGGTGGAAAAGCTTATTGCTTCACACCAAGGAGAGCAACTGCTGGTCATCGGGCAGTACATCGACCAACTCGACGAGATCGCCGAGCGGCTTGATGCCCCGGTCATCAAGGGGGAAACCTCGGTCAAGGAACGCCAGAGGCTCTTCGACTCCTTCCGCGCCGGCGAGATACCCACCCTCGTGGTGTCGAAGGTTGCCAACTTCTCGATCGACCTGCCGGAAGCCTCCGTCGCCGTCCAGGTGTCCGGGTCCTTCGGGTCGCGGCAGGAGGAGGCCCAGAGGCTCGGGCGGCTGCTCCGTCCCAAGGGTGACGGACGGGCCGCGCGCTTCTACACCGTCGTTGCCCGCGACACCCTCGACCAGGACTTCGCAGCCAAGCGGCAGCGGTTCCTGGCCGAGCAGGGGTACGCGTACACGATCATGGACGCCGCCGATATCCCGCAAAGCTGA